Part of the Ktedonobacteraceae bacterium genome is shown below.
AGTAGTTACTCCTGCTGATTGGGTGCCAGGGCCCCGGCAAGGCTCCTGGACATACGATGATTATGCCGCGCTCCCCGATGATGGGCAGCGTTACGAAATTGTAAATGGCGTCCTGCTTATGACACCTGCGCCCACCCCAAATCATCAATCAATCTCAGGATGGTTGACTTACTACTTAATGATGCATATTCAGCTTGCCGGTCGCGGTCGTGTTTTCCCAGGCCCCGTAGATGTAGAATTAGGCCCAAAGGATGTGTTTGAGCCTGATGTCGTCGTCTTGCTCAATGCGCACCTGCATAAAGTGGGACCGAAGAGGATTATCGGCGCGCCCGACCTGGTGGTAGAGATTGCGTCTCCAGGCACTGCTACCCTGGATCGGATCAGCAAGTATGAAGTCTACGCCCGCTATGGCGTGCCTGAGTATTGGATTGTGAAGCCCACCGACCGCACCATTGAAGTAATGATATTAGAAAACGGGGAATACTATTCGGCCGGCATCTTCCGTGCAGAGCAGGTATTGCCGTCTCGAATCGTGCCCGAGTTACCGGTTTGTGTCGAGCAATTCTTCTTGTAGTCACTCCAAAAAGGAAACGAGGCCATGACCCGCACCTGATGGAGGTCATGGCCTCGTTTCCCTTCTTGATTTCGGATATTATGATTCCCGCGAGCGGAAAATCTTCACCCGGCGGTTGGGTTCCTTCCCACGGCTGCGCGAGATCAGGTTGTAGCGAGTCGCCATCTGGTGCTGCAATCTACGGATATAGGCATTGGCGGGAGCAAGTTCAGCCGTCGTCAGGCCCTTGTTGAGAACCTGGTGAATGGCGTCTTCCGTCTCTAACAGCGCCCGCATGGTTTGATCGTCGGAGACCGGAGAACTCCTCTCGTCGTCCGCTTCATCCCCGTCTTCCTCCGCCGAGGTATCGACGGGCAGGTCGAAGATGCGCGCCAGGGCATGCTGCATCTGGGCGACCGTATTGTTCTTCAGGATGATGATCATTTTGCGATCATCTTCCGCTTCCTGCAAGCGTTCCGGTTGGCGGCGATAATAGTTTTTCAGCGTGATAATCGCATCGGCATCAGCCTGGTTGTTGGTCACAATGATGGGTACGTGCAGCTGGCGCGCGGACTCCGCCAGGCGGTCGCGACTGACCCCAAACGGGTAGATGCGGAGCGTCTTCATGATCGGCAGGCGCTCCTCCGCCTCGTCAGGCGCGTAGATACCCTCCGAGAGCAACTGTGGTCGCTCCCGTTCAACTGCGACAAATCCGCCACCGTTCTGTCGCTGTACCTCACCAGGAGCAGTACCGGTAGGCGCCAGCGCCCTTACCTGTAGTTGTTGATTGCGATTGCTGCCACTGGTTTCACGCGCTCCCTGCTGGGGCATGCGCCGAACCGTATTTCCACCCCCATTGCCTCCCCAGGCAGGACTGTAAGGGCTGGAGCGATCAAAAGTGCTGGCGGAACCCGGCGAGCGCGCTATACCGCCGCCGAAGCCCTCGATACCCCAGGTTGGCACATCCATGCCGCCCGAAGTAATACGGCGGGCACTCACACGCCCCGTCTCCTCATCTCGCGTGCGCTCCTCGGCTACAATGGTCTGACCGCGCAGCATGCTGTCCACGGTATCCGCGACATCGCGATGGACGATCAGTTCCTGCCAGCTCTGTTGTTCGACGACCACATCGAAAGTCGGAGGCGCTTTACGCTCGAGGATACTCTTCTGCGTGTGGCGCCGCCGCGCCTCCTCGTCGCCCAGGGTGACGGTTTGTATGCCGCCCACCAGGTCCGAGAGGGTCGGGTTTACGAGCAGGTTGCCCAGCGAATTACCATGCGCGGTCGCGACCAGCTGCACGCCGCGTTCCGCGATAGTTCTGGCGGCCGCGGCCTCCAGCTCGGTACCAATTTCGTCTATAACAATGACCTGCGGCATATGGTTTTCCACTGCCTCGATCATCACAGCGTGCTGTTCCGCCGTGCGAGCCACCTGCATGCGGCGCGCTCGCCCGATGCCAGGATGCGGGATATCCCCATCACCGGCAATTTCATTGGATGTATCTACCACCACCACGCGCTTGTTGGCTTCGTCCGCCAGAACGCGGGCGATTTCACGCAGCAGAGTGGTTTTGCCCACACCAGGGCGACCGAGTATCAAGATGGATTGGCCTTGCTCGACAATATCACGAATGAGGGCGATACTGCCGAGTACCGCGCGACCAATACGGCAGGTCAGGCCGACTATTTTACCTTTTCGATTGCGTAATGCGCTGATACGATGCAGGGTGCGCTCGATACCGGCGCGGTTGTCGTCACCAAATTCACCGATACGCTCGACCACGTATTCGAGATCGGCGTAGGTCACTGGCTGAGTACTTAGGATCACCTCCCCTTCTGGGAACCGTCCCTCGGGCAAGCGCCCCAGGTCCATTACGATCTCTAGCAGTTCGCTTCGGTTGTCGAGCCGATTGACCGCGTCGTGGATCTCCGGTGGCAAAGCAACCAGCAGAGCTTCCAGATCGTCAGTGATCATTTGTTGCATAGGCAGTTCTATCACCTCATTGACTGGCGTGAATTGACTGTTCCCAGCCCTTTCACTCCGTAGGCCACTCGTTGCTCCATTGCGGGAACGGTGCGCGGGTTCATAGCCAGCATCGCTATGTGCCGCACGAGCAATGCCCTGGTCGAGACTTGCTCGAAGCCGCTGGAACGCAGAGCGGTTATAACGAAGGAGTCGTATTCCCGCACCTGGCAATAGATGGGGCGCGTGCTTCCTTCCAAAAGCCGGCGCATACCAAACCGGATGATGGGTTCAGCCAGCTCGGTATGTTCAGGATGTACGATAAGCGAGACCTGGTGCGGCCCCGGTCCTTGTCCCCGGCGGATACGCAGCCAGGCGCCTAATCGAACGCCAGCATCGTACACGTAGTTCTCATCGCCCCGCGAAAGAAACGATGGCAACGGACGCAGCGAGCCGACGTAAAGCTTCGCAAATTCTTCACTCTTCTCCAACATCTCCGCCATCTGTACCCGTTGCGGGGTTGTGGCCTTGTAAAGTTGGTGCAATCCCCACACGTGGTGGCGATTCCAGCGTCGTAGTGAAGGTGGGTTCCGTCTAATTGAACCCGCAGGTTGGTCACATGCCTCTGACGCGCCATCCGTAGCGGCAACACTTGTGGCCGCCCCCTCGGAAGCTTCTGTCTCCCCCTCACCGGAATCGCTCATTGGCAATTCCACTGTTGGGTCGAAGACATACGTCAATTGACGGGCGTAACGCTGAAAACCAGCTTTCTGGAAAAGCTCCATTTCTGGAATTTCATCGTCAACCTTTGCAAAAATACGGAGAATGCCATGCGTTGCTGCGATCTCCAGAATATAATCAAGCAGCGCCGTCAGCACTTCATCGCTGGGAATGCTGCTATTAACCATCGAAGCAAGATACGAGAGGTCCCATGTCATGCCGGATGGACGCTCTCGCACCTGGCCGAATCCTAAGATATGCCAGTGATTCTCACAGATCCATGTGCGTGAGGCCGGGTTGAGTGGGAAGATGTTTCTCAGGATAGGCGGCAGGAGAATACGATTTTCCTCCGGTTCGAGCCAACATACGAAGTTGGCAAACTCGTGCTGTTTGCTGCGAGCCCGGCGGTCAATGGCGTAGATGATTCCCGGCAGATCAACGTATAGTACCGGTCGTATCATCCAGTGCTCCCGCGTCCAGTTGGGGCAAAGTCCTCGTCAATGTCACCCCTTGACGCTCTGTACTATGCGGAGAAAGTAGTTATGGAAACGTGGGTCTCCCGAAACCTCCGGGTGAAATGCCGTACCGAGTATGGGTCCTTGACGGACGGCGACGATGGATCCATCGTCGAGCGTTGCCAGCACCTCTACCTCCGGGCCTACCTCCTCGATGACGGGGCCGCGGATGAAGAATGCGTGGAATGGCGCTTCTCCTAATACCGGCACAGAAAGATCAGTCTCGAAACTTTCCCGCTGGCTGCCAAACGCATTACGACGAACGCGAATATCCAGAGTGGCCAGCAAAGGCTGGCCTGCGAGTGCGTTTTCCGTCTCCCGCGCTAGTAAGATCAATCCTGCACAGGTTCCCCAAACGGGGAAGCCTTCCCGAATCCTTTGTCGTATCGGTTCCTGCAAACCGTACAACACCATCAACTTGCCAATCGTGGTACTTTCACCACCTGGTATTATTATACCATCTAATTCGTCCAAATGCACCGGTAGTCGAACAGCTTTTGCCTCAACTCCGAGTTCGGCGAGCATTTTCATATGGGCCTCAAAATCACCCTGCAATGCCAATACACCGATACGCACTGTTTTTGAGTTTGACGTTGTCATAGTATACCTGCCTTCGTAAAGGTTTTCTACATCATGCATCCCAGCCAGGAACCTGACTGGGATGCATGATGTAGAAAACCTTTACCGTTTCACCATCCGCGCCGTGCCATCAGTTCCTGCTCGGGCAGTTGATCCAGGTTAATACCTACCATCGGCTCACCCAGGTTTCTGGACACCTCGGCCAGGATTTCAGGGTCCTGGAAATGAGTCGTCGCGCGCACAATCGCCTTGGCGCGCGCTAGCGGATTGCCCGACTTAAAAATGCCTGAGCCAACAAAGATACCCTCGGCTCCCAAACGCATCATCAATGCGGCATCAGCCGGTGTCGCCACGCCGCCCGCGGAGAAGTTCACGACCGGCAGCTTGCCTTTTTCCGCGACCTCGCGCACCAGCTCGTATGGCGCGCCAAGATTCTTGGCCTCGGTCATCAACTCTTCTTCTGGCAGCATTTGCAGGCGGCGAATTCCGTCCATAATTGCTCGCATATGCCGCACTGCTTCGACGATGTTGCCCGTTCCGGCCTCGCCCTTGGTGCGAATCATAGCCGCTCCCTCGCCGATACGCCGCAGCGCCTCGCCAAGGTCGCGCGCCCCGCACACAAATGGAACGGGGAAGAGATGCTTATTGACATGGAAACGTTCATCCGCCGGGGTCAGCACCTCGGACTCATCGATGCAATCTACACCGATGGCCTGGAGAATTTCAGCCTCGACAAAATGCCCAATGCGGCACTTCGCCATCACCGGAATAGTAACCGCCTCTTTAATCTGAATAATGAGTTCGGGGTCGCTCATGCGCGCGACGCCACCGTGCGCGCGAATATCCGCCGGCACGCGCTCCAGTGCCATCACCGCGGATGCTCCGGCCTCTTCCGCGATACGCGCCTGGTCCGCGTTCACCACATCGCAGATCACTCCGCCCTTGAGCATCTCCGGGAAAGCGCGCTTGACATCTACTGTTCCTGTTTGTTTCTGCATAATCAATGGTCTCCTGGCTAATCAATTAGTGTATGAGTGTAACGTTTGTACTAGATTAGAAATATTGTATCATATCGGTTTGGGGGCCGCTACAGCCAAGTGAGGGTAAGAGTGCCAGCCATCAACGACCCTACCATCTGTTAATCTTCGTCAATCTCATAATGAGTTTTGATAAATAGTCCGGCAATCCGGCGATGAATCGGCCCTACGGCTCTCCCGTAGGGGCCGATTCATCGCGCCCAGCGCCGATTGATCGGCCCCGCGTCCCTTACCACGGTAGTTTATGAACAACCATTATCCCTCATATCCATATATACAAACATGCCTGGGTGGATATTACATTCCCTGTTTCGAAGATGGCGCTGCTTGCGGACGAGCTCCACGTAGTATACTTCTATGGGAGAGTATTGTTCTGATGATTCCCCAGGGGCTGGACAGAGATTCTTCGCTGCGCTCAGAATGACATGGCCCAGGATGAATGAGGGGGCAGAGATTCTTCGCTGCCCCCTCATTCATCCTGGGCCACCCCATCTGAACTGACGGGCTGCTGAGGAATCCCTGGAGTGCCGGTTGCTTGAGATATAGCAGGATATTTGCTAGTATAAGCAACAACAAAATCACGCAAAGAACGGACGGATCAGTAGCATGAGCGTATTTGAACAAATCCTGGCGCTCTTAGAAGAGCATCATATCCCCTACAGGCTCACGGAACACGAACCCGTGCGTACAAGCGAACAGGCAGCCAGGGTTCGCGGTGCGGAGCTCAAAACCGGGGCCAAAGCCATGATCGTGCGAGGCAAAGACAACTACTATCTGCTCGTTTTGCCCGCCGACAGGCAGATTGACTGGAAGCGCGTACGCGCCATATTGCATGTAAGCAACCTGAGATTTGCCACAGAGGAAGAGGCCGAGCGCGTCGCGCACGTCAAAATGGGCAGCGTCCCACCTTTCGGCAACATATTGGGGCTTCCGACTTACTTCGATGAAAGCCTTTTCGAGAACGATGTGGTAAACTTTAATCCTGGAAGTACCACACATTCGATTGCGATGAAAAGCGCCGATTTGCGCACATTAGTCTCGCCCATCATCGCCTCTTTCGTAAAGTAGGAGCGGAACACAAGTAAAGGGAAGCAATTTTATGCTAACTGCATCCCAGTTGAACCAGTTGCGCGAAGCCGCTGAAAAACGTACTGAAACGGTTGCTGAACTCGCTCAGCGCATCTGCGCAGTTCCAGCGCCTACCGGAAATGAAACGGAACGCGCGCAGTTCGTCGCCTCGCTCTGGCAAGAACGCGGCTACACGCCCGAAATTGATGCCATTGGCAACGTCTACGTGCGACGTGGAAGGCACGAGCAGCGACCGCTATTGATGCTACTGGCACACACTGATACCGTATTTCCGCAATCGACGCCTATTCTCGTCGAACGCCAGGGAGACATCTTGCGCGGTCCTGGCATCGGCGATAACAGCGTCAACGTCGCGTCCATGATTAGCGTGATAGATGTACTCGATGAGTTGGGAATAGAAACAGACGCCGATATCATCGCCGTTGCCGACGTGGGTGAAGAGGGCCTGGGAAATCTCCGTGGTGCGCGTGCGGCCGTCGAACGCTATCAAGAGAACCTGGGCGCGGTAATTGCCATCGACGGCGACCTTGGCAGCATCACTCATATCGCGGTTGGCTCGAAACGCTGGCGCATCACTGTACGCGGTCCCGGAGGACATTCGTATGGGTCGTTTGGCAAGCCCAGCGCCATTCATGGCCTGGCACGCATCATTGCTGCTATTGCCGATCTGCGAGTTCCGCAGGAGCCAAAGACGACCTACAACGTTGGTGTCATCGAAGGTGGCACCAGTGTCAATACCATCGCGGCTCATGCCGCCGCTCTACTTGATATGCGTTCAACCGATGTCGCTGCTCTGAACCGGCTTGCTGAGGAGGTACAAGCAATTGCCGAGGAGCGTGCCGGCCCGGGTTTGCAGGTTGAGATTGAGGTACTGGGCGAACGTCCTGCCGGCGAACTAAGTTCATCACACCCGCTGGTGCAACTGGCCGCTGGCGCTATCACCTGGATAGGGATGAAGCCGGTATACGAGGCATCCAGCACGGATGCCAATATCCCCATCAGTCTCAATATTCCGGCGGTCTGTATCGGCATCACGCAGGTCGAACGCGCGCATACACTCGAAGAATTCCTCGTCGTCTCGCCCATCGGAAGCGGACTCGCGCAACTCGCGCGCCTCTGCATTGAGGCGTGTTCATTGATTGCGCAAAAAGTGTAAAGGACATATCGATGCTCTCTACCCAGGAAACCTGGCAGCACCGCGAAATACTTGCCAACGGCATCCGCATGCATTATGTCACGCAGGGCGAAGGGCCGCTCGTCGTCTTATTGCATGGATTCCCTGAGTTCTGGTTCTGCTGGCATAATCAAATAGGTTTTCTCGCCGACCTTGGCTATACAGTCGTCGCCCCTGACCTGCGGGGCTACAACGATACCGACAAACCTCCCACGGGCTATGATGTGCCTACCCTGTTAAAAGATGTTGAGGGGCTTATCCGCGGTCTGGGATACGACAGGGCTATCATCGTCGGACACGATTGGGGCGGAGCGATTGCCTGGGTGTTCGCGATGCGCTGTCCACAGATGACTGAGCGCCTGGTCATCCTGAATGCTCCTCATCCCTGGGCCTTACAACGCGAACT
Proteins encoded:
- the pdxT gene encoding pyridoxal 5'-phosphate synthase glutaminase subunit PdxT; protein product: MTTSNSKTVRIGVLALQGDFEAHMKMLAELGVEAKAVRLPVHLDELDGIIIPGGESTTIGKLMVLYGLQEPIRQRIREGFPVWGTCAGLILLARETENALAGQPLLATLDIRVRRNAFGSQRESFETDLSVPVLGEAPFHAFFIRGPVIEEVGPEVEVLATLDDGSIVAVRQGPILGTAFHPEVSGDPRFHNYFLRIVQSVKG
- a CDS encoding YbaK/EbsC family protein, which encodes MSVFEQILALLEEHHIPYRLTEHEPVRTSEQAARVRGAELKTGAKAMIVRGKDNYYLLVLPADRQIDWKRVRAILHVSNLRFATEEEAERVAHVKMGSVPPFGNILGLPTYFDESLFENDVVNFNPGSTTHSIAMKSADLRTLVSPIIASFVK
- the pdxS gene encoding pyridoxal 5'-phosphate synthase lyase subunit PdxS → MQKQTGTVDVKRAFPEMLKGGVICDVVNADQARIAEEAGASAVMALERVPADIRAHGGVARMSDPELIIQIKEAVTIPVMAKCRIGHFVEAEILQAIGVDCIDESEVLTPADERFHVNKHLFPVPFVCGARDLGEALRRIGEGAAMIRTKGEAGTGNIVEAVRHMRAIMDGIRRLQMLPEEELMTEAKNLGAPYELVREVAEKGKLPVVNFSAGGVATPADAALMMRLGAEGIFVGSGIFKSGNPLARAKAIVRATTHFQDPEILAEVSRNLGEPMVGINLDQLPEQELMARRGW
- a CDS encoding R3H domain-containing nucleic acid-binding protein, which translates into the protein MQQMITDDLEALLVALPPEIHDAVNRLDNRSELLEIVMDLGRLPEGRFPEGEVILSTQPVTYADLEYVVERIGEFGDDNRAGIERTLHRISALRNRKGKIVGLTCRIGRAVLGSIALIRDIVEQGQSILILGRPGVGKTTLLREIARVLADEANKRVVVVDTSNEIAGDGDIPHPGIGRARRMQVARTAEQHAVMIEAVENHMPQVIVIDEIGTELEAAAARTIAERGVQLVATAHGNSLGNLLVNPTLSDLVGGIQTVTLGDEEARRRHTQKSILERKAPPTFDVVVEQQSWQELIVHRDVADTVDSMLRGQTIVAEERTRDEETGRVSARRITSGGMDVPTWGIEGFGGGIARSPGSASTFDRSSPYSPAWGGNGGGNTVRRMPQQGARETSGSNRNQQLQVRALAPTGTAPGEVQRQNGGGFVAVERERPQLLSEGIYAPDEAEERLPIMKTLRIYPFGVSRDRLAESARQLHVPIIVTNNQADADAIITLKNYYRRQPERLQEAEDDRKMIIILKNNTVAQMQHALARIFDLPVDTSAEEDGDEADDERSSPVSDDQTMRALLETEDAIHQVLNKGLTTAELAPANAYIRRLQHQMATRYNLISRSRGKEPNRRVKIFRSRES
- a CDS encoding Uma2 family endonuclease, producing MTTNEGLSVVTPADWVPGPRQGSWTYDDYAALPDDGQRYEIVNGVLLMTPAPTPNHQSISGWLTYYLMMHIQLAGRGRVFPGPVDVELGPKDVFEPDVVVLLNAHLHKVGPKRIIGAPDLVVEIASPGTATLDRISKYEVYARYGVPEYWIVKPTDRTIEVMILENGEYYSAGIFRAEQVLPSRIVPELPVCVEQFFL
- a CDS encoding M20/M25/M40 family metallo-hydrolase, which translates into the protein MLTASQLNQLREAAEKRTETVAELAQRICAVPAPTGNETERAQFVASLWQERGYTPEIDAIGNVYVRRGRHEQRPLLMLLAHTDTVFPQSTPILVERQGDILRGPGIGDNSVNVASMISVIDVLDELGIETDADIIAVADVGEEGLGNLRGARAAVERYQENLGAVIAIDGDLGSITHIAVGSKRWRITVRGPGGHSYGSFGKPSAIHGLARIIAAIADLRVPQEPKTTYNVGVIEGGTSVNTIAAHAAALLDMRSTDVAALNRLAEEVQAIAEERAGPGLQVEIEVLGERPAGELSSSHPLVQLAAGAITWIGMKPVYEASSTDANIPISLNIPAVCIGITQVERAHTLEEFLVVSPIGSGLAQLARLCIEACSLIAQKV